The Methanobacterium sp. genomic interval CTTCCTTAGATTTTTGAAGCATTGGATTAGTTTTTTTCTCGTATCCTATCGTTGTAAATTCACTTTCTCGGATATCTTTTCCACATACAGAGCCGGATCCATGGGCTGGAAATACAAGAACATGATCTCCTAGGGGGATGATTTTTTTATGTAAGCTATCATAGAGTTTCCCTGCCATTTCTTCTCTTACATCATCTCCATAAATATCTGTTCGGCCAACTTCGCCTGCAAAAAGGGTGTCCCCTGTAAAAATAATATATGCATCATCTGAAACTGCTTTATCTTTTAATAAGAGGGATATGCTTTCACGGGTATGTCCTGGAGTTTCAATAATTTCCAGTTCAATATCACCTATCTGGAATTTGTTTCCCTCTTCTACAATGTTCCCATAATTAAAATCTAAATTTTTACTATGATATATTGGGGCCCCTACTCTTTTTGAAAGCTCCATTGAGCCTATAACATAATCTTCGTTACAGTGAGTTTCAAATATGTGGGTTATTTGCATTTCATGCTTTTTAGAGTAATTTATATAGGAATCACAATCCCTTCTTGGATCAATTACTGCAGCTTCCCCTTTTGATCCTATAAAATATGATTTATGGGCTAATCCTTCGCTTTTAATTATCTCAAGTATCATCATATCCACCATTTGCTTATTTAAAGCAATTAATGAAATATTTATTTAATCCCTGCTTTAATGGGGGCAATTCTATTATTATTTTATAATAAAAAACATATATAATTTGTGAATAATATGGGCTAGAGTGACAAAAATAGTTTAAATCTCCTGCAAATATGCCCTAAATGATATAATAGTTTAAGAATGGTTTTACACTTAAAAAATAGGAATTTTAAAGTAATTATTTTTTATTAGAGTTAATGAGTGAAATCACAACTTTAAGGAATAATTCACGCTTTTTATCAGCTGATAATCCATCATATACATCTAAAAGTTTATTTGCTTCAAAAAGATGGTTTTCTATCACATTTTCAATTAAAAACTGTTCTGGTTCTTTATCATCTTCATTTGGCTGCACTTTAGAGAAAAAGCATCCGCCCATGCTCATTTTGTACTCATCAACAATTGAATTAACATCAATATCTTCTTTTTTCAAATAATCACCATTTTTTAAACATACAAAATTAGATTTATACAACTAAATATATATTTCTTTAATAACAAATAATAGATGGATAAGAAAATAAAGGAAATATATCTTTTTTAATAATAAAAATATTACTATATCGTTTTAATATTAAAATTCCGGATATATAAACCCATCAGTGATTAAAATGGAGAATATTATAGAAACTTATGATATTACAAAAAAATTCGATGATTTTACAGCGGTTGAATCTGTAAATTTAGAAGTTGAAAGAAACAGTGTATATGGTGTTTTAGGGCCGAATGGGGCGGGAAAAACCACACTTATTTCAATGCTTTGTACAATTCTTCATCCAACTTCAGGTACAGCTTCTGTAAACGGATATGATATAGTAAAACATCCTAAAGAGGTTAGGGGTTCAATAGGCATTGTTTTCCAGTCAAGAGCATTAGATGACATACTAACAGGTAGGGAGCATCTTGAAATGCACGCTGCTCTTTACGGAGTGCCTCATGATGTTAGATCAAAACGAATCGATGAAATACTGGAATTAATTGACCTTGGAGAAAAAGCAGACGAATATACAAAAACATACTCCGGGGGAATGAAAAGAAGGCTTGAGATCGGAAGAGGCTTAATTCACTATCCAAAGGTCCTCTTTTTAGATGAACCAACATTAGGTCTTGATCCACAAACAAGGGAAAAAATATGGGAATACATTGAAGATTTAAATAAAAGAGAGGATGTAACCGTTCTTTTAACCACCCATTACATGGATGAGGCAGATAAACTCTGCGATAAAATCGCTATTTTTAATCAGGGCAAAATTGTTACCACTGATTCTCCGAAAAACCTCAAAAGACAACTAAAAGCTGATACCATCACTCTAACAGTTGATGATATGGATAAATTCTGCAGGAAAGCAGAAGATCTCGATTTTATTAAGGATATATTCGTAGTTGACAATGAAATCAAATTGATGGTTGAAAGGGGAGAAAATCTCATTACTAAGGTGGTGGATTTTGCAGGAGAAAATGGAATAGAAGTTAAATCCGTGGAACTGGACCATCCCAACCTGGAAGATGTTTTCATCAAATACACAGGATCCTCTATGAAAGGAGGGATGTAAATGGCGGAATTAGAGGGAATATATACAATTTGGCTTCGTGAAACCAAAAGATACATACGCTACAAATCCAGAATTGTAACCTCTGTTGTAACACCCCTTTTATGGCTGATCATATTTGGAACAGGTTTGGGAGCAGCTGTAAGGTTCGGGGGAATGCATGGAGGCTACCAGCAGTTTATATTTCCCGGAATAATAGGACAGACCATCCTGTTTACATCTGTCTTTTCAGGAGTATCTGTAATCATTGATCGTCAATATGGATTCTTAAAAGAAATACTTGTAGCACCAATTATGCGTTCATCGGTTGTAATGGGGAAAGCCCTCGGTATAAGCACAGCATCCCTGATTCAGGGAGTTATACTGCTTTTATTATCATTTATCGTCGGAATCCAGATGACCATACCCTGCTTCCTGCTTAGCACAGTAATTATAGTCCTAACATCCCTAGGATTGGCAGGTTTGGGTTTGATGATAGCATCATTTACAGACAGTATGGAGGGATTCAACCTTATTTTAAGTTTCATCGTCTTGCCGATGTTCCTTTTAAGCGGCGCGCTTTTCCCAATAACAGGACTTCCAGAGTGGCTTCAATTTGCAGTTTATTTAAATCCACTGACCTATGGGGTTGATGCTCTGAGGTTCACAATCCTTAAAAGCTCTGTACTGCCATTATATATTAATTTTATTGTCTTAATTGGGTTTTCTGCAGCTACAGTTCTTACATCAGCGTATCTATTCAGTAAAAGGGAACAGGGATTGATGTAAATCACCCCTTCTCTTTATCTTCTTTTAATAACCCCATTTCATTTAATAAAATTTCTTTCATCTTTTTAAGATCATTATCCCCAAATTCTTTAGCAACTGGAGACTCATAGCTTTCTGTGGAGATTTCCACTTTTTCTATATAAATTTCCCTTAAATGCCTGAGATGGTAATTAAGTTCTCTTTGAAGGTGATTTTCATCTTTTCTCTCATGATCTTCCTTTAGGGTGTTCATTATTAATAATAAATCATTATTTGACGGATTAAAATGTTTTTCAGATTCATAATCCCTACTTTGACTATTTTCTCCATCGTTCATATATTCTTCAATTGTATTTTGATATTTAAGTGGATTACCCCATTGACAGGTACTGAACTCTACCATATCTTCTTTATTTTCTATTTTGTAGGAAACATTGCATTTACAGATTAAATAGGCATAAGCACACATTTTAACACTTTAATATAGTATATGCTCTGATAATAAGGATAATTTTCATAAAATTAATGGATTTTATAAAAAATGTTAAAACTTAAATTAATTACTCCTGGAAAACAACCTGTTAATAAGACTTTTTTCTATTTTTACTGCTTTTTCTGGGCACATCTCCATGCAGCACATACATTTTATGCATTCATCATAGTTAAATTCAGGTATATTAGCTCTGGCTTTTAAAGCTCCAACAGGACAGCTTTTAGCGCAGGTTTTACAGTTAGTGCAGGTATCAGAGTTAATTGAAGGTCTTGCCCAGTAAAATTTCATCAAACCTCTGGCTATAAATGAGGGCAGTAAATTTAATGATGAAGCTAGATTAGGAGGCCATTTAAAATCAGTTCTAACTTCTGGATGATATCCAAGAATCTCTATTTTGTTTATATCAGCCTCACCTATTCCTTTTTCATATGCTATTTTAGTTGTGGGTACTTTCAGTGGATCTTTTCCTAAAATGTAGGTTATATAACTGTCAAGAGCCACACCATCATCTGATGCTAAAACCATGTTAAGTTCTTTGGGATTTCCGGCTGATGGGCCAGATCCATCCATTGCAATCACACCATCCACTATGTTAAGACCTGGCTTTGATAGAGAGAATATATCAACCACCAGTCCCGCAAAATCAGCAGGTATTGGGGATTCTTTATGGTATTCAATCTTTTTAAGCCCTGGAACCGTCCCGTACATGTTTTTAACTGCACAGGTAAACATAGTAAGGGAGTGGGTCTTTATTTTAGGGACGTTTATTACAAAATCAGCATCCAGAACAGGCTTTGCAATGTAATAATGGTTGCCATTCAGTATCTTTCTATAGACTCCGGCGGATTCAAAATTAACTATTTCAGTATCTAAGCGGCTGCAGACTTCAAGTATCCCTGAAGTTTCCCAGTATCTTTTTAAATCATCCACAGGCCATCCGGGGCTATCTCCAACAATCGGTATGGCATCTTCATCTTTGACTAGATTAATAATAGCTTCTATTATAGCTGGGTGAGTTGTAACGGACTCTTCAGGCTTTTTTGCAAGAAGCAGGTTGGGTTTAATTAAAACGGTATCATTTTCATTGATAAAATTTGAAATCCCACCTAATTTATTGATGCAATCCCTGACTGAACCATCAGCTTCTTTATATGAAAGGCACTGGTTTATACTTATTGAACTCATGGGATGCCTCTATTCACAGACTCTGTCCTCATCTTCAAGTTCAATATATTCAAATCCTTCTTTCCTGCACCATTCATAGAGTGCTTCAGTGGCCCCTCTTGATAGACGTCCCTGCTTATCTCCATATTTATGTCTTGTGATCCTTCTAAATGCAATTTCCAATTCATCCGGAATACATACTGTTATCGCTCCCATAAAATTCACCATTAAAATTAATATGATTTAAATTATATTTTCCTGGGTATGTTTTTATAAATTCTGTTATTTATAATGAGAAAGAACTAGTGCTCCAAGTTTCAATTTTTTTCTTTTAAAAAATAGTCTGAGTTATAAGTTATAACAATTGGTAATCAGGCATAATTCAGTGTCCAGATGTATTATTAATGAAATGGGGGTAAATGATCATTTCAGTGTATATGTACCGGATTATTTTTGCTTCTTTTTAATGATTTTATTTTTACATGTTATCAAGGATAATTTTATTTCGCCATACTACAGTTTAACGAAGTAAAATCCATTAAATGATAATAATATTAAATGGACAGATAATACTGGATTGAAATCTAAAATATTAAATTATGCCCAATGATTATTTTAAAGGTCATTACTTTTTAATTGGTACAGTAAAATAAAAGGTTGAACCTTTTCCCAATTTTGATTCCACCCAAACTTTACCGCCATGACGGTCAATAATCCTTTTAACAATGGCAAGCCCAATACCTGCCCCTTGGTATTCACCAATTGCATGTAATCGCTTGAAAACCTCAAATATTCTATCTGAATATTCCTCTTCTAGGCCTATTCCATTATCACTTACAGAAAATACATATTCGTTATCTTCTTTTCTTGCTGAAATATGAATTTTAGGTTTTTTTCCTTCCCTTCGGAATTTCAATGCATTACCAATGAGGTTCTCAAATACGCATGTAATCTGGTCAGGATCTGCTATTATTAATGGAAGTTTATCGTGAGTTATTTCGGCGTGACACTCTTCAATTGCTGATTGAAGATTATATAAAGCATTTATGAGTGCTTCTTCACTGCTAAATTTCCTGAATTCTCCTCCCTGTGTTCCAACACGAGAATAATCAAGCAGTCCCTGAATCATTTCTTTCATTCGTTGTGCGCCACTTACCATATACTCCAGAAAATCATCTGCATCTTTATCAAGTCTTCCTTCATAACGCATCTTTAAGAGTCCAGCATAATTACCCATGGTACGAAGCGGTTCTTGAAGATCATGGCTTGTAATATAGGCAAAACTCTGCAGTTCCTCATTAGAATGCTTTAAAATCTCAATTAATTCCTGCATTTCCTTTTCATAACTTAATTTGGTAATTGTAGTTCCGATTTCCCTCCCTATCGACTTTAAAATGCTTTTTTCATTATCATCGATGGAATCTCTTTTATTGCTTGCAAGATTAAAAGAACCAATAATCTTATCTTTAGAATATATGGGAACTGCAACAATTAAACTGTATTTGCTAAGATGATCAACTCCTGATTTAGAAATATCAATTTTATCCATAAATAATGAATTTCCATTAATTAAAACTTTACTGTAGCGTGGGAGGGTAATATCAATATTACCAACTGTACGAACAAAATCTTCAGAAAGGCCTTCAGAGTAAACAATTTTTGCAATCTGCTCTTTTTTATCAATTAAATATATTCCTCCCCCTTGAAAATCCATTAAATCAAAAAATAGATGTAATACTCTTTTAGAAAGGTCTTGTAAGTCTTCAGAGCTATTTGCAGCAGTAATAACTTTACTGTATATATCTAATTGGCTAACATGTTCTTTTAATTGTTTTTCGGCATGTTTACGTTCTGTAATATCCCTGATATTACTTAAGAATACTGTATCTTCCCCATAGCTGCGTTTTAGTGGTGTAACTCCTATTTCAACAGGGATTGATTGATCATGTTTTGTTTTTAAATTAGCTTCAAAAATTGGAATTTCCATGTTTTTCTGCATTTTTTTAATCCGTTCTTCAGTCTGGAACCCTGCTGTTTCAGGATAGAGATCTTCAAGTTTCATTGATAGTAATTCTTCCCTTGAATATCCTGAAAGTTGAATTAATTGTTTGTTTACATCTAGAATTCTTTTATCTTTGGAGAAAACGTTAATAGCATCTCTGGAATTTTCAAAAGTTGACCTGTATCTTTTTTCACTTTCACTTAGCGCCCCATATGCTTCTTCAAGTTCGACTGTACGTTCCTTAACTTTTTTTTCCAGGATATCATATGATTCTTTTAGCTCTATTTCAGCTCTTTTACGCATTAAAGCTTCAACAAAAGCAACAGAAAGAGTTTCAATGTTTTCTGCATCTTTAGTGGTATAATCTTCTTTTTTATTGGCCAGTCCAATCATCCCAATAGTTTCAATGCCTTTTTTGAGGGGCACTCCAAGAAATGAGTTTATTTTCGGATGTTCTTCAGGAAATTCCCTTCTATCTGGGTCGGATTCAGGTTTATTCACGATCTGGCTTTTTTCTTCTTTTATTGTTCTTCCCCAGTAACTGGCAATCTCCATATTGGTTAACATTCTGTTGGCCATATCTGGAGGGATTTTAAATGATTCCAATGCAGAGGGACTAAATGCAAGGGCATCCATACGTCCTTCAGGGTTAATTTCACTTAAAAATCCGAATTCACTGCCAGTTAGCTCTTCTGCAACTTCAAGACACTTACCTGCAACTGCCTCTTCAGTTTCAAGGGTTAATGATCCACGTAAAACCATGTTAATACCGTTTAATAATCTTTCATGCCTCTCAATTTTTTCTTCAGCTTTTTTACGTTCTGTAATGTCACGTGCTGCTGCAAATACTCCAATTACTTCACCGGATTCGTCTTTATATACTGATGCATTGTATAAAACGGGTGTTTTATGCCCATTTTTATGTTTAATCTCTAATGGATAATCTATCACGATTCCTTCACGGAAAACTTGCTGGTAACCTTTTCTGGCTTTTTCAGGCTCTGTAAAGTAATCTGAAAAATCAGTTCCAATTAATTCATCTCTGAAGTAACCAGTAATGGATTCTGTTGACATGTTAACATCGGTTATTTTACCATCAGGACCAATAGTAACCAGAGGATCAACACTGGCCTCAATAAGACCACGATTATATCTATAAGCTTTTTTAAGTTCTTCCTCTGCTTTTTTACGATCTGTAATATCATGAGCAACAACTAATGCTCCAACGGGTTTTCCATTTTCATAGGTGAATGACATGTTCAAAAGTCCATAGCGTATTTGGCCATCTTTTGTCCTTCCAGTATATTCCAGTGAATCATCTATTTCTTCTCCAGCAAGAAATTTATTTACCCTTTTTTCAAAAATTTTTTTGCTCTCATCTACAAGGAGGTCGGAAGGGTTCATTGATAAAAGCTCTTCTCTGGTATAGCCTGTTGTTAAGCTCATTACATCGTTAACACTTATAAATTTAGGGCCACGGAAGTCAATTTCATAGATCATGCTGGGCGCATATTTTATGAGCAGGCGTGATTTTTCTTCAGACTTTTTGAGTTCTTCCGCAATCTGTTTTTGCTCGGTAATGTCTGTGCAAATTACTATTCCTGCAAATAAACCTTCATAGTGGATAAGATCTGCTGAGACATTTAACCATTTCTCCTCACCTGACTTTGTTATAATTTTTAATTCGTAACTTTCTGTTCCTTTTTTGCCCTCCATTCTTTTATTAATACCTTTCTTCGCTATTTCCTTGTAATCTGGATGTATAAAATCCATAAAATCCATGGAAAGTAACTCTTCTCTTGTATATCCTAAAATGGATAGGGCAGCCAAGTTCACATAAAGAAGTCTTTTATCCTTGTAAACAAAGATGGCGGCTGGAGATGCATCTGAAAGTATTCTAAACTTCTCTTCACTCTCCCGCAGCGCTTCTTCTATATGTTTTCTCCTAGTAATATCAATGCAAATACCGATCATCCATAGTGGGTTGCCATCTTCATCATATTCAGTTTTACCAATAGCATTAATCCATCGCACCTGGCCATCAGGCCTCACTATCCTGTATTCACTATCCAAGGTTTTATGCTCTTTAATTGATGTTTGAATCCGACTATGGGCTATTTCTTTATCTTCAGGATGTAATATTTTATCCCATGCCTCAAATGAAGCTTTAATTTTTGGTTCAAGTCCAAAGAGTTCAAACATCACTGGCGACCATTCAATATGGCCCGTTTTAATGTTCCAATCCCATATTCCAATTCTCGCAGCTCGAGAGGCTATATTTAAACGTTCATTTAAATAGTATAACTCTATTTCAGTTTCTTTAATATCGGTAATATCAAAAAGCTGTACTACAAAGCCCTTAAATTCTCCTTTTTCATCTTTTATAGGTCTTGAAGTAGTCGATGTCCACCATTCATCTCCATTTTTCTTAATTGATCTGTATTCTATGCTTTTTGTGCCTTCTCCTCTTGCAAATGCGTTAGTGAATAATTCCTGAAGTCTGGGTATTTCATCTGGATGCACGCGCCACATGTTCTCTTTTATTTCTTCAGGAGTGTAACCGGTCATTTCTTCAGAATTAGGGCTTACATAAACGATTTCACCAACGGCATTTAAAATAACCAGTAAACTTGGAGAAGTATCCACAACACTTCTAAACCATTTTTCGCTCTTTTTTAAGGCCTTTTCAGTTTTTTTAAGCTCAGTAATATCCTGGTTAGTACCATAAATCTTGATGACCCTGCCCGATTCATCTTTAATTACCTCATTTTCGCTTAAAATAATTCGGGGGATGCCATCTTTACCAATAGTATTATAAGTAATGCTAAAATTCTTGCCAGTTTCGATACTCTTCTTTACAGCATCTTTGACTTTATCACGATCTTCACTCACAATGAAACTCAAAAATAATTCATATGAGGGTTTTTCTTCTCCAGGAGTCATTCCTAAGAGGCGGTATGATTCATCAGACCATTTAACCTCACCTGTTATCAGATCCCAGTTATAGCTTCCAATATGGGCAATATGCTGAGCTCTGGACAGTTCTGCCTCACTCTCACGAAGTGCTATTTGGGCTTTTTTACGATCTGTAATATCTTCAGCGGTTACTGCTATCTTTGAAACTTCTCCTCTTTCATTTAAAACAGGATGCAAATAACTTTTTATATATAATCCATCCCTTCTGTCCACATAAGTTACTGGTTCACATGTCTTTATAGCTTGCTCTACCACTGCTTTTCTTTTTTTAGAAATCTCTTTCGGCAGTAAATCGTATATATTCAAGCCAATAATCTCATCTGTGTCCTTACCAAATCTATTTGCTAAAACTTCATTAGCTACTATAATATTACCTTGTGGATCTATGAGGAACGCACCTTCAGGGAAAGCCTCTAATATTGTTTTAAAGTTATTTTCATTTTCATGCAGCCTTTCTTCCATCTGCTTTCGTCCTGTAATATCATTAAAAATAACGATAAAATAATCCTTTTTTGGACTGTAAACTGAAACTTCAAACCATATATTCAGCTGGGGAGAGTATCCTTCTAATTTAGCAGGTTTTTCTTTGATTGCAACCTCTCCATAAAGTTTAAGCCATTGGGGGCTGAAATCTTTAAAATCAGGAAATAACTGACTTGCCTTTTTTCCTGCTGCCTGCCCTTTTTTTATTTTTAAGATTTTCTCGAAGGTACTGTTTATCAGAATAAAAATATAGTCAACTGCTTCGCCATTTTCATTTAGAATAATCTTACAAAGGGCAAATCCTTCATCGGTACTATCTAAAAGGTTTTCAAAAATTTGAAGTTTATTGATTAACTCATCTTCTGATATTTTCTCTTTGATCTTATTCTCTCTTTTTTCAAGCCCTTTATGCCTTTTAACCATTATAGATCCCTCTTAGAGGAAGAGGATAGATTTTTAATCATTTTAATAACTAATTAATATTATTATATCAAACCCATTTATTATTTATGTTTTGATTTTTATTGAATTTAAAGCATGATCTTAGTTAAAATTATAACAACCATATAAAATAGGCTCTATTTAAACAAACCAGTAAAAGTAATGGAAATGAGACAGTTTTACCATATACATGGGTTAAATTAATAAAAAAGAATTGTTTAACTAAATTAATATCTAGTTATCTTTAAAATTTCTGGTAATATCTTCAATTATAAGCCCTGAAAAGTCTTTTAGTGTGCGTCCATCAAATTTCATGGGTATAATGGAGCAGGCCTTACAGCTTGGCTTATACTGGGTCTTAAATCCAGTATTATGGTTTTTAGAGACACTTTCTGTCGTGGAATCATCCTTTATGCTGATTTCCCAGTACCATTCATATTCATCGCCCGCTGATTCCAATCCAATTTCAAGTACTATCATTTTCCATTTTTCTGATTGCTCATCCCAGATGGTTCCAATGATGATTCTGCCCATAACAGGGATCTGTGGATTACTTGTTTCAATAAAATCAAAATTCTTTAATGCGGTTTCAATCTCACTTAATGGTTCCAGTGTAACATTCATACATGATAATCCATGTTCTTCCTATAAAAAATATATGATTCAAGTATATCATGTGGAATTATAAATCTTCCATTAATCGTTTCAGTTTATTTATAACAGTTTTTGCTCTTTAGTGCGAAACTAGACGGTTTAGAAATTTGGAATTAAAAACTCAGCTACACCATACCCTTCTTTACCTTCCCAGTTATATAGGGAAAGAGTTTCTATGAGGTTCATCTTTTCATCAACCGGAATCATCCCAAATCTAATTACCTCGCCAGAAACTGAATATTCAGACCCTTTTTTATCAAATAATATCATCTGGAACTTAGAAGGGATTCCATTGCTAAATTCAACATCTATATCTGATTTTACAAGTGGTTCATTAACTGAGCCTGTGTAAAAGTATCCAGCATCAATATCTCCTTCATCAACAGAAAGTTTGGTTACATTAAAAGCTTCATCTTCTGAAAATTCAGAATTGATCCACATCCACATCTTGGGAGATCCCCATTCCCTCACACCACGGCTTAAATCTCTCTCACCAAGTGCTTCAATTTCAAACACTTCTCCATCAACTTCAATGTTTCCAATGGCTCTTCCAAACTGTTCATAATGTTCAGAAGCAACATTAGATGACATTTCAGCCTGTTTTTGATTGACACAATCAACATAATCCATAACTGGATTTAAAGCCTGCCATGTAACTTCCATCTTGACATTAAATTCTGTTTTAGATATTGGATTAAAAATTGAACCATCATATTTAAGTTTCCATTTATCTGATTCGATTTCCTCATAATTTAGGCCTGCAATACTCCATGGATTCTCATCACAGGGGGTTTCCAGTTTAATTCCTGCTATTATCTTTGGAGACATTAAATAGAAGAACACTGATTTTTCGTTTTTGTTGACCTTGTTTCCTATGCGCATAAAAGCGGTTAACTCATTATTTTTATCATGAAAATTAAAATAATAGCTTTCATTCCATTCTTCATGCTTTTTTACATCCATAAAATCACTTTATCCTTTTTTTATATACAACTCCTTTATTACCGTCTATAACTAACTCTTCACCTGTTCTAAATAGTTTAGTTGCGCCTTTAACGGCAGTTACAGCAGGTATTCTGTATTCGCGGGAAATTACAGCCCCATGGGATAATATTCCCCCGGTTTCAGTGATAAGGCCCCCAACTTTTGAAAATACTGATGTCCAGGCAGGATCTGTGTTACTGGTAATAAGAATTTCATTATCTTCAAGCTCTGATAATTCCTCAATAGATTCAACAACCCTTGCCACACCATTAAATACTCCAGGACTTGCAGCTGCACCATAAACTGCATTCTGGTTATATTCCATAACAGTATCATCAAATTCAATCCCATTTTTTATGAATTTTGGTGGAAGGGATGATTTATACCTGTAGAATTCCTTCTTTCTTTTTGAAATCATATTACTTATATCGAAACTTTCATCTAATTCTTTATTGAAAATTTCAAATAATTCAGCTTCATAGAGGAAGAAAACATCCTCCACTTCATTAATAACTTTTCTGGTTACCAGTCTTCTTCCCATCTCAAGGAGCATTAATCTCTGGCGGAAAAGAAGGTGATCCAGGTAGAATCTCTGGTTTTCCCTGAAAGTTAGGTAGGTCTGAGCCAGATTAAGCACAATGGAAAAGATTTTTGCCTTGAAGAACCCGCCTTTTTGTTTTTTTATTTCCTTCAAAACTTCTTTTTCTGTTTTAAATCTATTGTAACGGCTTTCTGACTCTTTTTTTCTTAAATCCAGATCAGAAGAAGATAATAATTTAATCACTTCCAAGACATAGGCTTTATCTTCTCTCCAGCGCGGATATAGAATTTCGCGGGTGTTTGATCTGTGCCCATAATCCTTAATGAATTTTTTAAACTCTTTTTTAAATTTTTTATTGGAAGAAATTAATTCATTAATCTCTAATTCATCCTGGGAACTTAAATCTGCTGAATTTATTTTTGCAAGCAGTTTACTATCTTTCCTTAATATTTTGGCCAGATCAGAAAATCTGATGTTCATCGCGACTGTTTTATTGTCATCTAAACCTGAAATTAAGCCAGCATAGAGGGATCCGTCATTATCATCCAGCCAATCAAGGAGCCAGTTTTTAATCATCAGATTGGTGGCTATTGAATGGGAAACCATACCGTATCTAATTAATTGGTAGTGTTTAATGCCTGATTTTTCAATATCCCTGTAAAGCGATAGGAGTTCTGCGTTACTTAGTTTATCCAGGTCTTTTTTGTCGAAGTATTTACATTTTTTCATGAATCCCTTTGCCCATTTTCTATAGGCCTTATCTGTCTTGTGCATCATCCCATCAGGGTCTCTGATAGCCACTAAAATCTGTGAAAGCAAGGTTTTATGTAATATGGAAGGATACTTTGATATTCTCTCCTGATCCTTTAATGGAAAATAGTTTAATAGCTCTTTAGACCTTGCAAATTTAGGGTAATATGAGAAAGCCTTCTCTAATACCCAACTATTAAAGTAAACCCTTGATTTATGGAGTTTTAATAGTTTAGAATCTGTAATTTCCCTGTATCCCATTATACGGGCGCCTTCATGGTTCACATAATCTGTGAGCATTTTACCCATAACATCAAAAAAGAGCGGTGTTGTTGCATCAGCCCAGTACTCATCCCCATACGCCCGGGTCCATAAAATATCATCATTATCATCTTTGAGGGTGGTTACGGGGCGTGACTGGAG includes:
- a CDS encoding PAS domain S-box protein, yielding MVKRHKGLEKRENKIKEKISEDELINKLQIFENLLDSTDEGFALCKIILNENGEAVDYIFILINSTFEKILKIKKGQAAGKKASQLFPDFKDFSPQWLKLYGEVAIKEKPAKLEGYSPQLNIWFEVSVYSPKKDYFIVIFNDITGRKQMEERLHENENNFKTILEAFPEGAFLIDPQGNIIVANEVLANRFGKDTDEIIGLNIYDLLPKEISKKRKAVVEQAIKTCEPVTYVDRRDGLYIKSYLHPVLNERGEVSKIAVTAEDITDRKKAQIALRESEAELSRAQHIAHIGSYNWDLITGEVKWSDESYRLLGMTPGEEKPSYELFLSFIVSEDRDKVKDAVKKSIETGKNFSITYNTIGKDGIPRIILSENEVIKDESGRVIKIYGTNQDITELKKTEKALKKSEKWFRSVVDTSPSLLVILNAVGEIVYVSPNSEEMTGYTPEEIKENMWRVHPDEIPRLQELFTNAFARGEGTKSIEYRSIKKNGDEWWTSTTSRPIKDEKGEFKGFVVQLFDITDIKETEIELYYLNERLNIASRAARIGIWDWNIKTGHIEWSPVMFELFGLEPKIKASFEAWDKILHPEDKEIAHSRIQTSIKEHKTLDSEYRIVRPDGQVRWINAIGKTEYDEDGNPLWMIGICIDITRRKHIEEALRESEEKFRILSDASPAAIFVYKDKRLLYVNLAALSILGYTREELLSMDFMDFIHPDYKEIAKKGINKRMEGKKGTESYELKIITKSGEEKWLNVSADLIHYEGLFAGIVICTDITEQKQIAEELKKSEEKSRLLIKYAPSMIYEIDFRGPKFISVNDVMSLTTGYTREELLSMNPSDLLVDESKKIFEKRVNKFLAGEEIDDSLEYTGRTKDGQIRYGLLNMSFTYENGKPVGALVVAHDITDRKKAEEELKKAYRYNRGLIEASVDPLVTIGPDGKITDVNMSTESITGYFRDELIGTDFSDYFTEPEKARKGYQQVFREGIVIDYPLEIKHKNGHKTPVLYNASVYKDESGEVIGVFAAARDITERKKAEEKIERHERLLNGINMVLRGSLTLETEEAVAGKCLEVAEELTGSEFGFLSEINPEGRMDALAFSPSALESFKIPPDMANRMLTNMEIASYWGRTIKEEKSQIVNKPESDPDRREFPEEHPKINSFLGVPLKKGIETIGMIGLANKKEDYTTKDAENIETLSVAFVEALMRKRAEIELKESYDILEKKVKERTVELEEAYGALSESEKRYRSTFENSRDAINVFSKDKRILDVNKQLIQLSGYSREELLSMKLEDLYPETAGFQTEERIKKMQKNMEIPIFEANLKTKHDQSIPVEIGVTPLKRSYGEDTVFLSNIRDITERKHAEKQLKEHVSQLDIYSKVITAANSSEDLQDLSKRVLHLFFDLMDFQGGGIYLIDKKEQIAKIVYSEGLSEDFVRTVGNIDITLPRYSKVLINGNSLFMDKIDISKSGVDHLSKYSLIVAVPIYSKDKIIGSFNLASNKRDSIDDNEKSILKSIGREIGTTITKLSYEKEMQELIEILKHSNEELQSFAYITSHDLQEPLRTMGNYAGLLKMRYEGRLDKDADDFLEYMVSGAQRMKEMIQGLLDYSRVGTQGGEFRKFSSEEALINALYNLQSAIEECHAEITHDKLPLIIADPDQITCVFENLIGNALKFRREGKKPKIHISARKEDNEYVFSVSDNGIGLEEEYSDRIFEVFKRLHAIGEYQGAGIGLAIVKRIIDRHGGKVWVESKLGKGSTFYFTVPIKK